In a genomic window of Wyeomyia smithii strain HCP4-BCI-WySm-NY-G18 chromosome 1, ASM2978416v1, whole genome shotgun sequence:
- the LOC129732760 gene encoding probable methylthioribulose-1-phosphate dehydratase, which produces MASFGSSIYQDLPEEHPRKLIPELCKQFYNLGWVTGTGGGISMKLDDDIYIAPSGVQKERIQPDDLFVQNMGGDDLQKPPDYKKLTKSQCTPLFMLAYRERNAGAVIHTHSSAAVMVTLLWPGREFRCTHLEMIKGIYNQELKRNLRFDEELVVPIIENTALEKDLEEEMGKALQEYPGTSAVLVRRHGVYVWGGSWQKAKAMTECYDYLFSLAVEMKKAGIDTNEVPKCYRNV; this is translated from the coding sequence ATGGCGTCGTTCGGTTCATCTATATATCAGGATTTGCCAGAAGAGCATCCGCGAAAGCTTATACCGGAGCTGTGCAAGCAATTCTACAACCTAGGATGGGTAACCGGCACTGGAGGAGGAATCAGCATGAAACTGGACGACGACATTTACATCGCTCCCTCAGGTGTGCAGAAAGAACGTATCCAACCGGATGATTTGTTTGTCCAAAACATGGGAGGAGATGATTTGCAAAAACCTCCAGATTATAAAAAGTTAACGAAAAGTCAATGCACTCCATTATTCATGTTAGCTTATCGGGAAAGAAATGCTGGAGCAGTTATTCATACGCACAGTTCAGCGGCGGTCATGGTAACACTTCTATGGCCTGGAAGAGAATTTAGGTGTACTCATTTGGAAATGATTAAGGGAATCTACAATCAGGAATTGAAGCGTAATTTGCGCTTTGACGAAGAGCTGGTAGTTCCTATTATAGAGAATACAGCACTGGAAAAGGACTTGGAAGAAGAAATGGGAAAAGCTTTGCAAGAGTATCCAGGGACATCGGCTGTACTGGTTAGGCGACATGGTGTTTACGTATGGGGTGGAAGTTGGCAAAAAGCTAAAGCAATGACTGAATGTTACGACTACTTATTTTCCTTAGCTGTCGAAATGAAAAAGGCGGGCATTGATACTAATGAAGTTCCAAAGTGCTACAGGAATGTATAA